From Calothrix sp. PCC 6303, a single genomic window includes:
- the metK gene encoding methionine adenosyltransferase, producing the protein MSRRYLFTSESVTEGHPDKVCDQISDTILDALLTQDAQSRVAAEVVVNTGMVVITGEITTKANVNYVKLVRQKIAEIGYTDADNGFSATSCSVLVALDEQSPDIAQGVNTAQETRELVSEELFDKIGAGDQGIMFGFACNETPELMPLPISLAHRIARRLASVRKNGGLGYLRPDGKTQVTVIYEDGRPVGIDTILISTQHDAAIGDITDEAAVQVKIKEDLWTAVVEPVFGDITIKPDTETRFLVNPTGKFVVGGPQGDAGLTGRKIIVDTYGGYSRHGGGAFSGKDPTKVDRSAAYACRYVAKNIVAAELADKCEVQLSYAIGVARPTSIFVDTFGTGKVSDEVLLELVKQNFELRPAGIIHTLDLKNLPSARGGRFYQDIAAYGHFGRDDLDLPWERTDKAELLKNAAKLAAAAV; encoded by the coding sequence TTGTCACGTCGTTATCTTTTTACCTCCGAGTCCGTCACCGAAGGACATCCAGATAAAGTCTGCGACCAAATCTCGGATACGATTTTGGATGCTTTGCTCACGCAAGATGCCCAAAGTCGTGTTGCAGCTGAAGTAGTTGTAAATACTGGCATGGTAGTGATTACAGGGGAAATCACCACCAAAGCGAATGTCAACTATGTAAAGCTGGTACGGCAGAAAATTGCTGAAATCGGTTATACCGATGCAGATAATGGTTTCTCGGCGACAAGTTGCTCGGTTTTAGTGGCTTTGGACGAACAATCACCCGATATTGCCCAAGGTGTAAATACTGCTCAGGAAACCCGTGAGCTAGTTAGCGAGGAGCTATTCGACAAAATTGGTGCTGGCGATCAAGGTATTATGTTTGGTTTCGCTTGTAACGAAACTCCTGAATTAATGCCCTTGCCCATCAGTTTAGCTCACCGAATTGCTCGCCGATTGGCATCTGTTCGGAAAAATGGAGGCTTAGGCTATTTGCGTCCTGATGGCAAGACTCAAGTCACCGTCATCTATGAAGATGGACGACCTGTTGGGATCGATACCATTTTGATTTCTACCCAGCATGATGCAGCAATTGGTGACATTACCGATGAAGCAGCAGTGCAGGTAAAAATCAAGGAAGATTTGTGGACAGCAGTGGTAGAACCTGTATTTGGTGATATCACGATTAAACCTGATACAGAGACTCGCTTTTTGGTCAATCCAACTGGCAAGTTTGTGGTTGGTGGTCCCCAAGGTGATGCTGGTTTAACTGGACGTAAGATCATTGTGGATACCTACGGTGGTTACTCACGTCATGGTGGCGGTGCTTTCTCTGGTAAAGACCCCACAAAAGTTGATCGTAGTGCGGCTTATGCTTGCCGTTATGTTGCCAAAAATATTGTGGCAGCAGAATTAGCTGACAAGTGTGAAGTACAGTTAAGCTACGCGATTGGTGTTGCTCGTCCTACTAGTATCTTTGTTGATACTTTTGGTACTGGTAAAGTTAGCGATGAAGTTTTGCTGGAGTTAGTTAAGCAAAATTTCGAGCTACGTCCGGCGGGTATTATTCACACTTTAGATCTAAAAAACTTACCAAGTGCAAGAGGCGGACGTTTTTATCAGGACATCGCGGCTTATGGTCACTTTGGTAGAGATGATTTAGATTTACCTTGGGAACGCACCGATAAAGCAGAGTTGCTGAAGAATGCAGCGAAATTGGCTGCTGCTGCGGTATAG
- a CDS encoding ATP-binding protein, with product MQTHNPTALSKSLEYRAVPVEQSVSDELPTIEFPSSRKLKASSWRIHQKIGYGYFLAIGIGFFGSLTGFVVANYYRGKEVVRLDQAHRQTQVLSDYRDAVVGAQLHSFNLVALVEEPERLEVKKSEFLRDVEKAKREGQKVSDFIASNPKVLAATQVNLETLLADYSKNLDSYVGQIESVVQSLDGRDRPEEFRGIRDDLLAVMRGETGMQLDELSQKLSNILQSAEEKEKEKIEDAQQAKTVERLIALMSMLVSVAIASAVAWRTSRAIAEPVITVTQVAEQVARKSNFDLRAPVTTEDEIGLLAKSLNRLIERVSQRTKELQQAKEEAEAANKTKSQLLANVSHELRTPLNAVIGLSQLLKDDATDLALSEDFLTDLETINSAGRHLLELINGILDLSKIEAGKMTLYPENFEIATLINNVVSTVKPSIEKNGNSLDIDCDPQLGTMYADQTRVRQILLNLLSNSAKFTTNGKVTLKVWTEKEDKGKDFPVEKIIFTVIDTGIGMTYHQQQQLFIPFTQGDASTTKKYGGTGLGLSISRHFCQMMGGDIKVQSEPGVGSVFTVDMPLMAEA from the coding sequence ATGCAGACTCACAACCCAACCGCTTTGAGTAAAAGTTTAGAATATAGAGCAGTGCCAGTTGAGCAATCTGTGAGTGACGAACTCCCAACAATCGAATTTCCCTCTAGCAGGAAGTTAAAAGCGAGTTCTTGGCGCATCCATCAAAAGATCGGTTATGGTTACTTTTTGGCGATTGGAATTGGTTTTTTTGGTTCGTTGACTGGGTTTGTAGTTGCCAACTATTATCGCGGAAAAGAGGTTGTGCGCTTGGATCAAGCACACAGGCAGACTCAAGTGCTTTCGGATTATAGAGATGCAGTTGTGGGAGCGCAGCTGCATAGCTTTAATTTGGTAGCTTTGGTAGAGGAACCTGAGCGTTTAGAAGTTAAAAAAAGTGAGTTTTTGCGAGATGTAGAGAAGGCAAAAAGAGAAGGACAGAAAGTAAGTGATTTTATTGCTAGTAATCCTAAGGTTTTAGCGGCAACTCAAGTAAATTTAGAGACTTTGCTGGCAGATTATAGTAAGAATTTAGATTCTTATGTGGGACAGATAGAATCTGTGGTGCAGTCGCTGGACGGTAGAGATAGACCTGAAGAATTTCGAGGTATCCGTGATGACTTGCTGGCTGTGATGCGTGGTGAAACGGGTATGCAGTTAGATGAACTGAGTCAGAAGTTGTCTAATATTTTGCAATCGGCTGAAGAGAAGGAAAAGGAAAAGATTGAAGATGCTCAACAAGCAAAGACAGTTGAGCGATTGATTGCGTTGATGAGTATGTTGGTGTCTGTTGCGATCGCATCTGCTGTGGCATGGCGTACTTCTCGTGCGATCGCTGAACCTGTGATTACTGTAACCCAAGTTGCTGAACAGGTAGCAAGGAAGTCAAATTTTGATTTACGCGCACCCGTCACCACTGAAGATGAAATTGGCTTGCTGGCAAAATCACTGAATCGATTGATTGAGCGGGTATCGCAACGTACCAAAGAGCTACAACAGGCAAAGGAAGAGGCTGAAGCGGCAAATAAGACAAAAAGCCAATTGTTGGCAAATGTGAGCCACGAATTACGCACACCCCTAAATGCAGTAATTGGTTTGAGTCAATTGTTAAAAGACGATGCAACTGATTTGGCTTTGTCTGAAGATTTCCTCACCGATTTGGAAACCATCAACTCAGCAGGCAGGCATTTGCTGGAATTGATTAATGGAATTCTCGATTTATCCAAAATCGAAGCGGGAAAGATGACGCTCTACCCGGAGAACTTTGAAATTGCAACATTAATTAACAATGTGGTTTCGACGGTGAAACCGAGCATTGAAAAAAATGGTAATAGCTTGGATATTGATTGTGATCCACAACTGGGAACAATGTATGCTGACCAAACAAGGGTGCGACAAATACTGTTGAATTTACTGAGTAATTCAGCTAAATTTACAACAAATGGGAAAGTAACTCTCAAGGTCTGGACAGAAAAAGAAGATAAAGGAAAAGACTTTCCTGTAGAAAAAATTATTTTTACTGTTATTGATACGGGTATCGGGATGACATACCATCAACAACAACAGTTATTTATCCCCTTTACCCAAGGAGATGCTTCCACCACCAAAAAATATGGCGGTACAGGTTTAGGTTTATCTATTAGTCGTCACTTTTGTCAGATGATGGGTGGTGATATTAAGGTGCAAAGTGAACCGGGAGTAGGTTCTGTGTTTACTGTGGATATGCCACTGATGGCAGAAGCTTAG
- the pcrA gene encoding DNA helicase PcrA, which yields MTTTIDFLSHLNPCQRRAVEHYCGPLLVVAGAGSGKTRALTYRIANLILQHRVDPENILAVTFTNKAAREMKERIQKLFAEQMAMREFGEKFDLLPEYDQVKLRSRVYRTVIKDMWCGTFHSLFSRILRMDIEKYQDENGRKWQKNFSIFDDSDAQSLVKEIVTKQLNLDDKKFDPRSVRYAIGNAKNKGLSPKEFELDQPNYRGRVISQVYSAYQDKLAENNALDFDDLILVPTRLFQQNSQLLNYWHGKFRHILVDEYQDTNKTQYELIRLLSTNNQSKNDWNWNNRSTFVVGDADQSIYSFRQADFTILLGFQDDFGDGLADDDTSTMVKLEENYRSCENILEAANHLIENNTQRIDKVLKPTRGAGEQIYLFKADDEVVEADFVINQIRRMETEHPNLNWGSFSILYRTNAQSRPFEDLLVKYQIPYTVVGGFRFYDRKEIKDILAYLKAIQNPADSVNLLRIINTPRRGIGKSTTDNLTRAAQELGTNLWEILSDETSVATLAGRAAKSINSFAGIIKKWQTQIETLPVAELVQGVIEDSGYVQDLHTQGTDEASDRIENIQALYNAVLEFQEENEGEENVNLQSFLEKTSLSSDLDNLKEGESAVSLMTLHASKGLEFPVVFLVGLEQGLFPNYRSMQDPASLEEERRLCYVGITRAQERLFISHARERRLYGSREPAMRSQFLDELPTELIATPGGKRQGYTKTSTGSTKQAKAKPSSEGETLTWQVGEQVLHRSFGIGEITHVFDSGSKTSVAVKFAALGTKIIDPRVAQLQRVE from the coding sequence ATGACAACAACTATCGACTTCCTCAGTCACCTCAACCCCTGTCAACGCCGCGCTGTTGAACATTATTGTGGTCCTTTGCTTGTTGTTGCTGGTGCTGGTTCCGGCAAAACAAGGGCATTGACTTATCGGATTGCTAATTTAATTTTGCAACATCGTGTCGATCCAGAAAACATTTTGGCGGTGACTTTTACAAATAAAGCTGCCAGGGAAATGAAGGAACGGATTCAGAAGCTGTTTGCTGAACAGATGGCAATGCGGGAGTTTGGGGAGAAATTTGACCTGTTGCCAGAGTACGATCAAGTTAAACTGCGATCGCGTGTTTACAGAACTGTGATTAAAGATATGTGGTGTGGTACTTTCCACAGTCTGTTTTCACGGATTTTACGGATGGATATTGAGAAATATCAAGATGAAAATGGGCGAAAATGGCAGAAGAATTTTTCAATTTTTGATGATTCTGATGCCCAAAGTTTAGTTAAGGAAATAGTTACTAAACAACTGAATTTGGATGATAAGAAGTTTGATCCGCGTTCGGTAAGGTATGCAATTGGTAATGCCAAGAATAAAGGACTTTCACCTAAGGAATTTGAATTAGATCAGCCTAATTACCGGGGTCGGGTAATTTCTCAAGTTTATAGTGCTTATCAAGATAAGTTAGCTGAAAATAATGCTCTTGATTTTGATGATTTAATTCTAGTTCCAACTCGATTATTTCAACAAAATTCCCAACTTTTAAATTATTGGCATGGCAAATTTCGCCATATATTAGTTGATGAATATCAAGATACAAATAAAACTCAATATGAATTAATTCGTCTACTTTCCACTAATAATCAATCTAAAAATGATTGGAATTGGAATAATCGTTCGACTTTCGTCGTGGGGGACGCAGATCAGTCTATATATAGCTTTCGCCAAGCTGATTTCACTATTTTACTAGGCTTTCAAGATGACTTTGGTGATGGTTTAGCAGATGATGATACTAGCACAATGGTGAAGTTAGAAGAGAACTATCGCTCTTGTGAAAATATTTTAGAAGCTGCAAATCATCTGATTGAAAATAATACTCAACGGATTGATAAAGTCCTCAAACCTACCAGGGGAGCCGGAGAGCAAATTTATTTATTTAAAGCTGATGATGAGGTGGTAGAAGCCGACTTTGTAATTAATCAAATTCGACGGATGGAAACAGAACACCCGAATTTAAATTGGGGTAGCTTCTCAATTTTATATCGGACAAATGCCCAATCCCGTCCATTTGAAGATTTACTGGTTAAATATCAAATTCCCTATACTGTAGTTGGCGGATTTAGATTTTACGATCGTAAAGAAATCAAAGATATTTTAGCTTATCTCAAAGCCATCCAAAACCCTGCCGACTCTGTAAATTTACTGCGGATTATTAATACACCTCGACGGGGAATCGGCAAATCAACCACCGATAATTTAACCCGTGCAGCTCAAGAATTGGGAACTAATTTGTGGGAAATACTGAGTGATGAGACATCAGTTGCGACATTAGCGGGACGTGCGGCAAAATCAATTAATAGTTTTGCCGGAATCATTAAGAAATGGCAAACCCAGATAGAAACCCTTCCAGTTGCCGAATTGGTTCAGGGAGTAATTGAAGATTCTGGCTATGTCCAGGATTTGCATACTCAGGGAACTGATGAAGCTTCAGATAGAATCGAAAATATTCAAGCGCTTTACAATGCAGTTTTGGAATTCCAAGAGGAAAACGAAGGAGAGGAAAACGTTAACCTGCAATCATTCTTGGAAAAAACCTCCCTCAGTTCCGATTTAGATAACTTGAAGGAAGGAGAAAGTGCAGTATCTTTAATGACATTACATGCATCCAAAGGTTTGGAGTTTCCTGTAGTGTTCTTGGTGGGGTTAGAACAGGGACTATTTCCCAATTATCGCTCAATGCAAGATCCCGCATCCTTGGAAGAAGAACGGAGACTTTGTTATGTAGGTATAACCCGTGCTCAAGAAAGATTATTTATTAGCCATGCAAGGGAACGTCGGCTCTATGGTAGCAGAGAACCAGCCATGCGATCGCAGTTCCTGGATGAGTTGCCCACAGAGCTAATTGCTACCCCGGGTGGTAAGCGTCAAGGTTATACTAAGACCTCAACAGGTAGTACTAAACAAGCAAAAGCAAAACCTAGTAGTGAAGGTGAAACATTAACTTGGCAAGTTGGGGAACAAGTATTACATCGCTCCTTTGGTATAGGTGAAATTACCCATGTATTCGACTCTGGCAGTAAAACTTCTGTTGCGGTGAAGTTTGCTGCATTAGGGACAAAAATTATTGATCCGAGAGTAGCGCAATTACAACGGGTGGAGTAG
- a CDS encoding sensor histidine kinase: MNSGNDSERVKELEKANRILEKQIARCQRDRKQLETDIAAKEFLLKQVISELQDSQSALASRSEELEITLQNLHNMQSQMLQSEKMSALGQMVAGVAHEINNPVNFIYGNLGYLESYNQDMLRLIQLYRCFFPNAPKEIEKLQNEIEIEFLQEDVTKILNSMNLGTNRIREIVLSLRNFSRLDEAEFKAVDIHQGIDNTLLILQHRLKATSTRLEIFVVRDYAILPDVECYPGQLNQVFMNLLANAIDALEEVDFQQNFAQIKIITSVVNSHWIEIAIADNGNGIPESIQSQIFNPFFTTKPVGKGTGMGLSISYQIICEKHGGKFNCSSSIGKGTEFTIQIPIKQPSHNAS; the protein is encoded by the coding sequence ATGAATAGTGGAAATGATTCTGAGCGAGTTAAGGAACTAGAAAAAGCAAATCGTATCTTAGAAAAACAAATAGCTCGCTGTCAACGCGATCGTAAACAACTAGAAACCGATATTGCAGCTAAGGAATTTTTACTCAAGCAAGTAATTAGTGAATTGCAGGATTCGCAGTCAGCACTAGCAAGCAGAAGCGAAGAATTAGAAATTACCTTACAAAATTTGCACAACATGCAGTCACAAATGCTTCAAAGTGAAAAAATGTCGGCTTTGGGGCAAATGGTTGCTGGTGTAGCTCATGAAATAAATAATCCCGTTAATTTTATTTATGGAAATCTTGGTTATTTAGAAAGTTATAACCAAGATATGCTGCGATTAATTCAGCTTTATCGATGTTTTTTTCCCAATGCACCAAAGGAAATTGAAAAGCTTCAAAATGAAATTGAGATAGAATTTCTGCAAGAAGATGTAACAAAAATACTAAACTCGATGAATTTAGGAACCAATCGTATTCGAGAAATAGTTTTGTCGTTACGTAATTTTTCCCGTCTTGATGAAGCTGAATTCAAAGCCGTTGATATCCATCAAGGAATTGACAATACATTACTAATTTTGCAGCATCGCTTAAAAGCCACCTCAACACGTCTCGAAATTTTCGTTGTCAGAGACTATGCAATACTGCCAGATGTCGAATGTTATCCAGGGCAATTAAATCAAGTTTTTATGAATCTCTTGGCAAATGCTATTGATGCACTAGAAGAAGTAGATTTTCAACAGAATTTTGCCCAAATTAAAATTATTACATCAGTAGTAAATAGCCATTGGATCGAAATAGCGATCGCAGATAATGGAAATGGTATCCCTGAGTCAATTCAATCACAAATATTTAACCCGTTTTTTACCACAAAACCAGTCGGAAAAGGTACTGGAATGGGTTTATCAATTAGCTATCAAATTATTTGTGAAAAACACGGTGGTAAGTTCAATTGTTCGTCATCTATTGGTAAAGGAACAGAATTTACGATTCAAATTCCGATTAAGCAACCAAGTCATAATGCAAGCTAA
- a CDS encoding FIST signal transduction protein produces MFKVATGHSIDPDSASAIAEVIKQCKLTLEGELPQAGILFAAIDFDHALILSQIQDAFPGIELIGGTTNGEISSSMGFQQDSLTLMVFASDEVEIKAGLGKGVSKNPISITKQAIEMAKAKISAPPQLCLTFPDSLSNNGVLILEGLKQSLGEEVPIIGGMTADDYTFSQTYQFFQNQVLSDAVPILLFSGNLQFSFGVASGWTPIGKPSCVTKVDGNVVYEIDGQRALDFYQYYLGAEKFAANYAIHALAVFEDSDRFYMRAPNGYDNESGSVTFFSAIPEGAMVQITDASRENILQASETSLKEALTNFPGKNITAAFLVSCAARRRILGTLTSEEYQLLKKHLPQVLPCCGFYAYGEIAPLTSKGQTQFHNKTFVTLLIGTN; encoded by the coding sequence ATGTTTAAAGTTGCTACTGGTCATAGTATTGATCCTGATTCAGCATCCGCAATTGCCGAAGTGATTAAACAATGCAAACTAACTCTAGAGGGAGAATTGCCCCAAGCGGGTATTTTATTTGCGGCAATCGATTTTGACCACGCCCTAATTTTAAGCCAAATTCAAGATGCTTTCCCTGGGATTGAATTGATTGGTGGCACCACGAATGGAGAAATTTCTTCATCCATGGGGTTTCAACAAGATTCCTTAACTTTAATGGTCTTTGCTTCCGATGAAGTAGAAATTAAAGCTGGATTGGGAAAAGGAGTATCAAAAAATCCCATATCGATTACAAAACAAGCCATTGAGATGGCAAAAGCGAAGATTTCAGCCCCACCTCAATTATGTCTAACTTTCCCAGATAGCTTAAGTAATAACGGGGTTTTGATTTTGGAAGGATTAAAGCAGAGTTTGGGAGAGGAAGTCCCTATTATTGGGGGAATGACAGCTGATGACTATACGTTTTCTCAAACATACCAGTTTTTTCAAAATCAAGTTCTCAGCGATGCAGTCCCAATACTATTGTTTTCTGGCAATTTACAATTTTCCTTTGGAGTTGCTAGCGGTTGGACTCCTATTGGTAAACCTAGTTGTGTCACTAAAGTTGATGGAAATGTGGTTTACGAAATTGATGGACAACGCGCTCTCGATTTTTATCAGTATTATCTGGGTGCAGAAAAGTTTGCCGCCAACTATGCAATTCATGCATTAGCAGTTTTTGAAGATAGCGACCGCTTCTACATGCGAGCGCCGAATGGATATGATAATGAGTCTGGAAGCGTAACTTTCTTCTCAGCTATTCCAGAGGGAGCAATGGTTCAGATTACTGATGCATCCCGTGAAAATATTTTACAAGCCTCCGAGACATCCCTCAAAGAAGCTTTAACTAATTTTCCTGGCAAAAATATAACAGCAGCTTTCTTAGTTTCCTGTGCAGCTCGTCGGCGAATTTTGGGAACATTAACTAGCGAGGAGTATCAACTTCTGAAAAAGCATTTACCCCAAGTATTACCTTGCTGTGGATTCTATGCCTATGGTGAAATTGCCCCTTTAACTAGTAAAGGACAAACCCAATTTCATAATAAAACATTTGTGACACTGCTAATCGGAACAAACTAA
- a CDS encoding folate/biopterin family MFS transporter has product MLVSSSGFSKVKELVKEKILFGNEPSAELIAILTVYFVQGILGLARLAVSFFLKDELRLSPAQVSALLGIVALPWIIKPLFGFISDGLPIFGYRRRPYLILSGLLGTISWICLATVVHSPVSATIAIALGSLSVAVADVIVDSLVVERARGESQADAGSLQSLCWGASAVGGLITAYFSGMLLQYFSDRTIFLITATFPLIVSGVAWLIAETPINKDQTQSENTAIDIKQQIKQLRQAITQKSIWLPTAFVFIWQATPTADSAFFFFTTNELHFEPEFLGRVRLVTSLASLVGIWIFQRFLKTVSFRVIFGWSILLSSALGMTMLLLVTHTNRSLGIDDHWFSLGDSLVLTVMGQIAYMPVLVLAARLCPPGVEATFFALLMSVSNLASLVSYELGAGLMHWMGINESNFDNLAVLVIITNLSTLLPLPFLNWLPGSDIEENPANLPPAAVHCHEQSLIPEFVPELILRQPKPRKKEEGGF; this is encoded by the coding sequence ATGCTGGTTTCCTCCTCTGGTTTCTCCAAGGTCAAAGAGTTGGTAAAGGAAAAAATTCTCTTTGGCAATGAGCCAAGTGCTGAATTGATCGCCATTCTGACTGTTTACTTTGTCCAAGGTATCTTGGGGTTGGCGCGTTTAGCCGTCAGCTTCTTTCTCAAAGACGAACTGCGGCTAAGTCCGGCGCAAGTTTCAGCACTTTTGGGAATTGTGGCTTTACCGTGGATTATTAAGCCCTTGTTTGGTTTTATTTCCGATGGTTTACCGATTTTTGGCTATCGTCGCCGCCCCTATTTGATTTTGTCGGGTTTGTTGGGGACAATTTCCTGGATATGTCTGGCGACTGTCGTTCATAGTCCCGTGTCTGCCACAATAGCGATCGCGCTTGGTTCTCTTTCGGTTGCTGTGGCGGATGTGATTGTCGATTCCCTGGTGGTAGAACGTGCCAGGGGTGAGTCTCAAGCAGATGCTGGTTCCCTCCAATCCTTGTGTTGGGGTGCTTCGGCAGTTGGGGGATTAATCACAGCTTACTTTAGTGGAATGCTGTTGCAGTATTTTAGCGATCGCACTATCTTTTTAATCACTGCTACGTTTCCGTTAATTGTTTCTGGTGTTGCTTGGTTGATTGCCGAAACACCGATCAACAAAGATCAAACTCAATCGGAAAACACAGCGATAGATATTAAGCAACAAATTAAACAGTTACGCCAAGCTATTACGCAAAAATCCATCTGGCTTCCAACTGCATTTGTATTTATTTGGCAAGCTACACCTACCGCAGATTCTGCGTTTTTCTTCTTTACCACCAATGAACTCCACTTTGAACCGGAGTTTTTAGGGCGTGTGCGTTTGGTAACTAGTTTAGCTTCCTTGGTCGGTATTTGGATTTTCCAAAGATTCCTCAAAACCGTCTCTTTCCGCGTCATCTTCGGCTGGAGTATCTTACTTTCTTCAGCTTTAGGAATGACAATGTTACTCCTAGTTACCCATACCAACCGAAGCTTAGGTATAGATGATCACTGGTTTAGCTTAGGTGACAGCTTAGTACTTACCGTCATGGGACAAATAGCCTACATGCCTGTGTTGGTATTGGCTGCTAGGTTATGTCCTCCCGGTGTCGAAGCAACCTTTTTTGCCCTCCTCATGTCGGTTTCTAACTTAGCTAGTTTAGTTTCCTATGAACTAGGTGCAGGTTTAATGCATTGGATGGGAATCAATGAAAGTAACTTTGATAACCTAGCTGTACTAGTAATAATTACTAACCTCAGTACACTTTTGCCCTTACCCTTTTTGAATTGGCTTCCTGGTAGCGACATCGAAGAAAATCCAGCTAACCTCCCCCCAGCTGCTGTTCATTGCCACGAACAATCATTAATACCGGAATTTGTCCCAGAATTAATTCTGCGTCAACCCAAACCGAGGAAGAAGGAAGAAGGGGGATTTTGA
- a CDS encoding carotenoid oxygenase family protein, with protein sequence MQAYQASSTTEKSYSLESWQGGYKSLKQEYDYWIEDIEGEIPPDLSGTLFRNGPGLLDINEQQIHHPFDGDGMISKITFTDGRAHFRNRFVQTEAYIKEQKAGKILYRGVFGTQKPGGMLTNIFNFKLKNIANTNVIYWGGKLLALWEGAEPHILDPITLETLGKEYFNNVLSEGEAFSAHPHFDPSCAMDGGNPCMVNFSITPGLSTTIKVFELDLSGKVIRKHAHFVPGFCFIHDFVITENYCVFFQNPVKFNPIPFALGMRGAGECIKFDPNQPTRAIVIPRNPKNQEIKILEMQSGFVFHHANAFEKAGEIVIDSICYANLPEVEPGSDFRQTDFDALSPGQLWRFHLNLEQQTVQGKLLEARSCEFPSLHPELVTRSHRYLYLGAAHSETGNAPLQAFIKVDVETGEKLLWSAAPQGFTGEPIFVPRPNATNEDDGWVLGLVYDSQHHRSDVVILDAKNLTVIAKLHLQHHIPYGLHGNFVNQVFLG encoded by the coding sequence ATGCAAGCATATCAAGCATCTTCTACCACCGAAAAATCCTACAGCCTTGAAAGTTGGCAAGGTGGATATAAATCTTTAAAGCAAGAATATGATTACTGGATCGAAGATATTGAAGGTGAAATTCCTCCAGATTTATCAGGAACATTATTTAGAAATGGTCCCGGTTTATTAGATATCAATGAACAGCAAATCCATCATCCTTTTGATGGTGATGGGATGATTAGTAAGATTACATTTACAGATGGACGCGCCCATTTCCGTAATCGTTTTGTCCAAACCGAAGCCTATATCAAAGAGCAGAAAGCCGGGAAAATCCTTTATAGGGGCGTATTCGGTACCCAGAAGCCAGGTGGGATGCTGACGAATATCTTTAATTTTAAATTAAAAAATATTGCCAATACTAATGTTATTTACTGGGGTGGAAAACTCTTAGCCTTGTGGGAAGGTGCGGAACCCCATATTTTGGATCCTATAACCTTAGAAACATTAGGAAAAGAGTACTTTAATAATGTTCTATCTGAAGGTGAAGCATTCAGCGCACATCCTCATTTTGACCCCAGTTGTGCAATGGATGGGGGAAATCCTTGCATGGTGAATTTCTCAATTACACCAGGACTTTCCACCACAATTAAAGTATTTGAATTGGATTTATCTGGTAAAGTAATTCGCAAACACGCTCATTTTGTCCCAGGATTTTGCTTTATCCATGATTTTGTAATTACCGAGAATTATTGTGTCTTTTTCCAAAATCCGGTTAAATTTAATCCTATTCCCTTTGCTTTAGGAATGCGTGGTGCAGGGGAATGTATTAAGTTTGATCCAAATCAACCGACTCGTGCCATAGTTATTCCTCGAAATCCCAAAAATCAAGAAATTAAGATTTTAGAAATGCAATCAGGCTTTGTATTTCACCATGCTAATGCTTTTGAAAAAGCTGGTGAAATCGTCATTGACTCGATTTGCTATGCAAATTTACCCGAAGTAGAACCTGGAAGCGATTTCCGTCAAACTGACTTTGATGCACTTTCACCGGGACAACTATGGCGTTTTCATCTCAACTTGGAACAGCAAACCGTACAAGGGAAATTACTTGAAGCTAGATCTTGCGAATTTCCCAGTTTACACCCTGAACTCGTCACGCGATCGCATCGCTATCTCTACCTAGGTGCAGCACACTCAGAAACTGGTAATGCACCATTACAAGCTTTTATCAAAGTAGATGTAGAAACCGGAGAAAAACTACTTTGGAGTGCAGCACCTCAAGGATTTACTGGGGAACCCATATTTGTCCCACGTCCAAATGCAACGAATGAAGACGATGGTTGGGTACTGGGATTAGTATACGATTCACAACATCACCGTTCGGATGTGGTAATTCTCGATGCCAAAAACTTAACCGTAATTGCTAAATTACACCTCCAGCACCATATTCCCTATGGATTACACGGAAACTTTGTCAACCAGGTATTTTTAGGCTAG